The proteins below come from a single Pseudarthrobacter sp. SSS035 genomic window:
- a CDS encoding sodium:solute symporter produces the protein MDANFVNIAIVVVYLIAMLAFGWWGKSRTKNNSDFLVAGRRLGPLLYTGTMAAVVLGGASTVGGVGLGYKFGISGMWLVVAIGAGVLLLSLLFAGTIQRLKIYTVSQMLSLRYGQRATQTSGIVMLAYTLMLCATSTGAYATIFVVLFDWERWLAIAVGGAIVLVYSTIGGMWSITLADQVQFIIKTVGIFALMLPFTLNAAGGFDGIRSRVDASFFQLDGIGMQTIITYFVVYTLGLLIGQDIWQRVFTAKTPTVARWGGATAGVYCILYGVAGALIGLAARVALPDIDVANLGKDVVYAEVATQILPIGIGGLVMAAAVAAMMSTASGALIAAATVARADVVPFVASWFGKTINTDDTENPEHDVKANRYWVLGLGIVAVLISMAAQDVVVALTIAYDILVGGLLVAILGGLVWKRGTGIAAAWSMAVGSVLTLALLIMYAVGVIPSVDGVYANEPIYWGLGASLVSYIVISLLTPPTDPEVREAWEKRVAGAVTEELPMEAHPVASHPSH, from the coding sequence ATGGACGCTAACTTCGTCAACATCGCCATCGTGGTGGTGTACCTCATCGCCATGCTGGCCTTCGGCTGGTGGGGCAAGTCCCGCACCAAGAACAACAGCGACTTCCTGGTGGCCGGCCGCCGCCTCGGCCCCCTGCTCTACACCGGCACCATGGCCGCCGTCGTCCTGGGCGGTGCCTCCACCGTCGGCGGCGTCGGCCTGGGCTACAAGTTCGGCATCTCCGGCATGTGGCTGGTGGTCGCCATCGGCGCGGGTGTGCTCCTCCTGAGCCTGCTCTTCGCCGGCACCATCCAGCGGCTGAAGATCTACACGGTCTCCCAGATGCTCAGCCTGCGCTACGGCCAGCGCGCCACGCAGACCTCCGGCATCGTGATGCTGGCCTACACACTGATGCTCTGCGCCACCTCCACCGGCGCCTACGCCACCATCTTCGTGGTCCTGTTCGACTGGGAGCGTTGGCTCGCCATCGCAGTCGGCGGCGCCATCGTCCTGGTCTACTCCACCATCGGCGGCATGTGGTCCATCACCCTGGCCGACCAGGTGCAGTTCATCATCAAGACCGTGGGCATCTTCGCCCTGATGCTGCCGTTCACGCTCAACGCCGCCGGCGGCTTCGACGGCATCCGCAGCCGCGTTGACGCCAGCTTCTTCCAGCTTGATGGCATCGGCATGCAGACCATCATCACGTACTTCGTGGTCTACACCCTGGGCCTCCTGATCGGCCAGGACATTTGGCAGCGCGTCTTCACCGCCAAGACCCCCACCGTGGCACGCTGGGGCGGCGCAACGGCCGGCGTCTACTGCATCCTGTACGGCGTCGCCGGTGCCCTGATCGGCCTGGCCGCCCGCGTGGCCCTGCCCGACATCGACGTCGCCAACCTCGGCAAGGACGTTGTCTACGCCGAGGTCGCCACCCAGATCCTGCCGATCGGCATCGGCGGCCTGGTCATGGCCGCCGCAGTCGCCGCCATGATGTCCACCGCCTCCGGCGCCCTCATCGCAGCCGCCACGGTGGCCCGCGCCGACGTGGTGCCGTTCGTGGCCAGCTGGTTCGGCAAGACGATCAACACCGACGACACCGAAAACCCCGAGCACGACGTCAAGGCCAACCGCTACTGGGTCCTGGGCCTGGGCATCGTGGCCGTGCTGATCTCCATGGCGGCGCAGGACGTCGTGGTGGCACTGACCATCGCCTACGACATCCTGGTGGGCGGCCTGCTGGTGGCCATCCTCGGCGGCCTGGTCTGGAAGCGCGGCACCGGCATCGCAGCCGCCTGGTCCATGGCCGTTGGCTCGGTCCTGACCCTGGCACTGCTGATCATGTACGCCGTCGGGGTCATCCCCAGCGTTGACGGCGTCTACGCCAACGAACCCATCTACTGGGGCCTCGGCGCCTCGCTGGTTTCCTACATCGTGATCTCGCTGCTCACGCCCCCCACGGACCCCGAGGTCCGCGAGGCCTGGGAGAAGCGGGTCGCGGGAGCGGTCACCGAAGAGCTGCCCATGGAGGCCCACCCGGTCGCCAGCCACCCGAGCCACTAA